The following proteins come from a genomic window of Haliaeetus albicilla chromosome 23, bHalAlb1.1, whole genome shotgun sequence:
- the PIN4 gene encoding peptidyl-prolyl cis-trans isomerase NIMA-interacting 4 isoform X2, translated as MAPKGKGGGKAGKGERGPAGSEGKAQGPKGGGSAVKVRHILCEKQGKAMEAMEKLKSGQRFSEVASQYSEDKARQGGDLGWMTRGSMVGPFQEAAFALPVSSMDKPVYTDPPVKTKFGYHIIMVEGRK; from the exons ATGGCTCCCAAAGGGAAAGGCGGCGGCAAGGCGGGCAAGGGTgagcgggggccggcggg cagcgAGGGCAAAGCCCAGGGCCCGAAGGGAGGCGGCAGCGCCGTGAAG GTTCGGCACATCCTCTGCGAAAAGCAAGGCAAAGCCATGGAGGCCATGGAGAAGCTGAAGTCCGGCCAGCGGTTCAGCGAAGTCGCCTCGCAGTACAGCGAGGACAAAGCCAGGCAAGGG GGAGACTTGGGCTGGATGACCAGAGGCTCCATGGTGGGACCTTTCCAGGAAGCAGCGTTTGCCTTGCCTGTGAGCAGCATGGACAAGCCAGTGTATACAGACCCTCCCGTAAAAACAAAGTTCGGGTATCACATCATCATGGtggaaggcagaaaataa
- the PIN4 gene encoding peptidyl-prolyl cis-trans isomerase NIMA-interacting 4 isoform X1, producing MAPKGKGGGKAGKGERGPAGGSSEGKAQGPKGGGSAVKVRHILCEKQGKAMEAMEKLKSGQRFSEVASQYSEDKARQGGDLGWMTRGSMVGPFQEAAFALPVSSMDKPVYTDPPVKTKFGYHIIMVEGRK from the exons ATGGCTCCCAAAGGGAAAGGCGGCGGCAAGGCGGGCAAGGGTgagcgggggccggcggg cggcagcagcgAGGGCAAAGCCCAGGGCCCGAAGGGAGGCGGCAGCGCCGTGAAG GTTCGGCACATCCTCTGCGAAAAGCAAGGCAAAGCCATGGAGGCCATGGAGAAGCTGAAGTCCGGCCAGCGGTTCAGCGAAGTCGCCTCGCAGTACAGCGAGGACAAAGCCAGGCAAGGG GGAGACTTGGGCTGGATGACCAGAGGCTCCATGGTGGGACCTTTCCAGGAAGCAGCGTTTGCCTTGCCTGTGAGCAGCATGGACAAGCCAGTGTATACAGACCCTCCCGTAAAAACAAAGTTCGGGTATCACATCATCATGGtggaaggcagaaaataa
- the PIN4 gene encoding peptidyl-prolyl cis-trans isomerase NIMA-interacting 4 isoform X3: MAPKGKGGGKAGKGGGSGSSEGKAQGPKGGGSAVKVRHILCEKQGKAMEAMEKLKSGQRFSEVASQYSEDKARQGGDLGWMTRGSMVGPFQEAAFALPVSSMDKPVYTDPPVKTKFGYHIIMVEGRK, from the exons ATGGCTCCCAAAGGGAAAGGCGGCGGCAAGGCGGGCAAGG GCgggggcagcggcagcagcgAGGGCAAAGCCCAGGGCCCGAAGGGAGGCGGCAGCGCCGTGAAG GTTCGGCACATCCTCTGCGAAAAGCAAGGCAAAGCCATGGAGGCCATGGAGAAGCTGAAGTCCGGCCAGCGGTTCAGCGAAGTCGCCTCGCAGTACAGCGAGGACAAAGCCAGGCAAGGG GGAGACTTGGGCTGGATGACCAGAGGCTCCATGGTGGGACCTTTCCAGGAAGCAGCGTTTGCCTTGCCTGTGAGCAGCATGGACAAGCCAGTGTATACAGACCCTCCCGTAAAAACAAAGTTCGGGTATCACATCATCATGGtggaaggcagaaaataa
- the ERCC6L gene encoding DNA excision repair protein ERCC-6-like, producing the protein MFEARGGSRSARAMAALGLAEEERYRGLVNGAKAAAGSGELEEALRLFRLAAAIRPSEKLRGRMQRVEEALAAAEQQEEEEEGFVDVCGSGLLIYGEMHGKLFQHQRDGVAFLYRLHREGRPGGILADDMGLGKTIQVIAFLSGMFDAELIRHVLLIMPTTLVSSWLAEFARWTPGLRVKEFHGTSKSERTRNLERVQRKNGIVITSYQMLINNWKQLASSYEQEFVWDYVILDEAHKIKCPSNKTTKCVYAIPAKHRLLLTGTPVQNNLREMWSLFDFACQGSLLGTAKTFKMEYENPITRAREKDATLGEKALGLKISENLMTIIKPYFLRRTKDDIKNNRADKPDAPLPEDPSENSAPIMPSLTRKNDFVVWVYLAPVQEEIYRSFLSLDHVKEVLMTTRSPLAELTVLKKLCDHPRLLSARACIQLGLEEQEYSEQDHGTEAGTLSCANKIDHLSDETLIQESGKMLFLIGLLERLREEGHRTLVFSQSRKMLDIIERVLSRRHFKIMRIDGTVTHLTEREKRINAFQCNKDYSIFLLTTQVGGVGITLTAASRVVIFDPSWNPATDAQAVDRAYRIGQKENVVIYRLITCGTVEEKIYRRQVFKDSLIRQTTGDKKNPFRYFSKQELRELFTLEDTRTSATQIQLQSLHATQRKTDLQLDEHIAYLHSLEMFGISDHDLIYTREIAHEEQVESEEAHQYIQRRVQKAHELVQLESQLRDQRMEGIRNACEEKWQRPPELVSKPKKLSPGLNNINHFVSPPVADKHENDKVIDLTEDKEVQVLNVSSKMTNLTNDDLDEEKLAQDVSRMDTELLNTSKTGKQSNIQESEQNLESSVIPSSPGLHPLDKESQSLKHKQCSHVNSDSLTEAGNGLSGQRQHSSNDSCVADDPNSLRDAEMSDQVLDPHAALGTDTNDVPELALAAAVPSLSNVTPEIHAGLQKSHVLEASLEDMCVPSLQDQVDFNLVLEESEDGWQDASNRERSLEHPEKEGFQLKAESFCKSPTKKSPTKTWLSENSNCRKPCHAAEEEPNNSLQGSDASDESSGAFVFGRKKCLNRIVSDSEDEDHSIMILEENQSEKRPSPFNSPLHEFLEGISASTPKCDRSIAKAIFPPQLTNSGNRSNASRRSLINRVVDEVEDIGEIMGTTDEDDDSNEEKDDLVEEEAEECSGESAEPEEEPAGETLDTVEESFHLDCMLSEKSEADETESSQEESTGDAELQSGEQIDYFTQESVSEKEAHQSSSPTVGNYNTLVDSGKKLKDDGKLQEALNCFLQALDIKSGDPEVMLMTLNLYRQLAQK; encoded by the exons ATGTTTGAAGCGCGGGGCGGCAGCCGGAGTGCGCGCGCCATGGCGGCCCTGGGGCTGGCGGAGGAGGAGCGGTACCGGGG GCTGGTGAACGGAGcgaaggcggcggcgggcagcggggaGCTGGAGGAAGCGCTGCGGCTGTTCCGGCTGGCGGCCGCCATCCGTCCCAGCGAGAAGCTGCGGGGCCGCATGCAGCGGGTGGAGGAGGCGCTGGCCGCGgcggagcagcaggaggaggaggaggaaggcttcGTGGACGTGTGCGGCAGCGGCCTGCTGATCTACGGGGAGATGCACGGGAAGCTCTTCCAGCACCAGCGGGATGGTGTTGCCTTCCTGTACCGCCTGCACCGGGAGGGCAGGCCCGGCGGCATTCTGGCAGATGACATGGGCCTGGGCAAGACCATCCAGGTCATCGCCTTCCTCTCGGGCATGTTCGACGCCGAGCTCATCCGCCACGTCCTGCTCATCATGCCCACCACCCTGGTCAGCAGCTGGCTGGCGGAGTTTGCTCGCTGGACCCCTGGCCTGCGCGTCAAGGAGTTCCATGGCACCAGCAAGTCGGAGCGCACCAGGAAcctggagagggtccagaggaAGAACGGCATTGTCATCACGAGCTACCAGATGCTCATTAACAACTGGAAGCAGCTTGCCAGCAGCTATGAGCAAGAGTTTGTCTGGGACTACGTCATTCTCGACGAAGCGCATAAAATCAAGTGCCCATCTAACAAAACGACCAAGTGTGTATATGCGATTCCTGCAAAGCATCGCCTCCTCCTCACGGGCACCCCAGTGCAGAACAACCTGCGGGAAATGTGGTCCTTATTTGACTTTGCATGCCAAGGCTCTCTCTTGGGAACGgccaaaacttttaaaatggaatatgAGAATCCTATTACTAGGGCAAGGGAGAAGGATGCAACTCTAGGTGAGAAAGCACTGGGGCTAAAGATATCTGAGAATCTAATGACCATTATAAAGCCATATTTCCTCAGAAGAACCAAAGACGACATCAAAAACAATCGTGCTGACAAACCAGATGCTCCTCTTCCCGAGGATCCAAGTGAGAACAGTGCTCCTATCATGCCATCTCTCACTAGGAAAAATGACTTTGTTGTGTGGGTGTACTTGGCACCAGTGCAGGAAGAAATCTACAGGAGCTTCCTCTCTCTGGATCACGTGAAAGAAGTGCTGATGACAACCCGATCGCCTCTGGCTGAGCTGACTGTCTTGAAGAAGCTGTGTGACCACCCCAGGCTTCTGTCTGCAAGAGCATGTATCCAGCTGGGCTTGGAAGAACAGGAGTACTCTGAGCAGGATCACGGGACTGAAGCAGGTACACTTTCATGCGCTAATAAAATAGATCATCTCTCTGATGAGACTCTGATTCAGGAGTCTGGGAAAATGCTGTTCCTCATAGGGCTTCTAGAAAGACTGCGAGAAGAGGGACACAGAACCCTGGTATTCTCGCAGTCAAGGAAGATGCTGGATATCATAGAGCGTGTCTTGTCTCGCAGACATTTTAAGATCATGCGTATTGATGGAACGGTAACCCACCTAACAGAACGGGAGAAGCGCATTAACGCCTTTCAGTGTAACAAGGACTACTCCATCTTCCTGCTCACCACTCAAGTTGGTGGCGTTGGTATAACCTTAACAGCAGCCAGCCGAGTGGTGATCTTTGATCCCAGCTGGAATCCAGCTACAGATGCTCAGGCTGTAGACAGAGCTTATAGGATCGGGCAAAAAGAGAACGTAGTAATTTATAGACTGATTACCTGCGGTAcagtggaagagaaaatataccGGCGACAAGTATTTAAGGATTCATTAATAAGACAGACTACCGGTGACAAAAAGAACCCATTTAGATATTTCTCCAAGCAGGAACTGAGGGAGCTCTTCACATTAGAAGATACTCGAACATCTGCAACTCAGATCCAGCTGCAGTCCTTGCACGCTACCCAAAGAAAgactgacctgcagctggatgAACACATTGCTTATTTGCACTCTCTGGAAATGTTTGGCATTTCTGATCATGACTTGATATATACAAGGGAAATAGCTCATGAGGAGCAGGTTGAGAGTGAAGAAGCCCATCAGTACATTCAACGGAGGGTACAGAAGGCCCACGAGCTAGTTCAGTTAGAGTCTCAGCTTAGAGACCAGAGGATGGAGGGGATCAGAAATGCTTGTGAAGAGAAGTGGCAAAGACCACCAGAATTGGTTTCCAAGCCAAAGAAGTTGTCTCCAGGGTTGAACAACATAAATCACTTTGTGTCACCACCAGTAGCTGATAAACATGAAAATGACAAAGTTATTGATCTTACAGAGGACAAGGAGGTCCAGGTTCTTAATGTCAGCTCCAAAATGACAAATCTGACTAATGATGACTTGGATGAAGAGAAGCTGGCACAAGATGTGTCTAGAATGGATACAGAGCTGCTTAATACCAGCAAGACAGGGAAACAATCCAATATACAAGAATCTGAGCAAAATCTTGAATCAAGCGTTATACCATCATCACCTGGACTTCATCCACTTGATAAAGAGAGTCAGAGTCTCAAACACAAACAGTGTTCCCATGTAAATTCAGACAGCTTGACTGAGGCAGGGAATGGCCTGTCTGGGCAACGACAGCATTCCTCTAATGACTCTTGTGTGGCTGATGATCCCAATAGCTTAAGAGATGCAGAAATGTCAGATCAGGTACTTGACCCACATGCTGCCTTGGGGACGGATACAAATGATGTTCCTGAGTTAGCTTTGGCTGCCGCAGTGCCCAGCTTATCAAATGTTACACCAGAAATCCATGCTGGGCTCCAGAAGTCTCATGTGTTGGAAGCCAGCTTGGAGGATATGTGTGTGCCTTCTCTCCAGGATCAAGTTGACTTCAATCTGGTCTTGGAAGAGTCTGAAGATGGATGGCAAGATGCCTCAAACAGGGAAAGATCACTGGAACACCCAGAAAAGGAGGGCTTCCAACTAAAAGCAGAAAGTTTTTGTAAGTctccaacaaaaaaatctccaaCAAAAACTTGGCTAAGTGAGAACAGTAACTGCAGAAAACCCTGCCATGCAGCTGAAGAAGAGCCAAATAACTCCCTGCAAGGGAGTGATGCATCAGATGAAAGCAGCGGTGCCTTTGTTTTTGGTAGAAAGAAATGCTTAAACAGAATTGTTTCAGACAGTGAGGATGAAGACCATTCCATTATGATCTTGGAGGAAAACCAGTCTGAAAAAAGGCCCTCTCCCTTCAACAGCCCTCTGCATGAATTTCTGGAAGGAATTAGTGCATCCACTCCTAAATGTGACAGAAGTATAGCAAAAGCCATCTTTCCTCCTCAACTAACGAACAGTGGTAACAGGTCTAACGCTTCCAGACGATCTCTAATCAACAGGGTGGTAGATGAGGTTGAGGATATTGGAGAAATCATGGGAACCACTGATGAAGATGATGACAGCAATGAGGAGAAAGATGACCTTGTGGAAGAAGAAGCTGAAGAGTGTAGTGGGGAATCTGCTGAGCCTGAAGAAGAACCTGCTGGAGAAACGCTTGATACAGTGGAAGAATCCTTCCATCTAGACTGTATGCTCTCTGAGAAGTCTGAAGCAGATGAGACAGAGTCATCTCAGGAGGAATCCACTGGTGATGCTGAGCTTCAGTCAGGTGAGCAGATAGATTATTTCACCCAGGAAAGTGTCTCTGAAAAAGAGGCTCATCAGAGTTCCTCTCCCACTGTAGGCAATTATAATACCTTGGTAGACAGTGGGAAGAAACTTAAGGATGATGGAAAACTGCAGGAGGCATTGAACTGTTTCCTGCAAGCTCTTGACATAAAAAGTGGAGATCCTGAAGTTATGCTTATGACTTTAAACTTGTATAGACAACTAGCCCAGAAATGA